From a single Oxalobacter vibrioformis genomic region:
- the lplT gene encoding lysophospholipid transporter LplT, with translation MRPGFYNIMAAEFFSSLADNTLLLVAISMLAEIHAPDWMTPMLRQLFVLSYVGLAAFVGAFADSMPKGRVMFITNAIKIFGCSLFFIGVHPLLAYCVVGFGAAAYSPAKYGIITEFIPPEKLVMANGWLEGMTVTSIILGTVLGGILINFTVSTWLLEHAFPFLELRSTAALMIVMFIYGLAAAFNLRIPDTGARYERQPRNPILLFKGFYHSFTTLWKDKLGQISLAVTTLFWGAGATLQFIVLKWAGDALGLTLDKAAFLQGIFAIGVIAGAIGAARLIPLKKSLNVMWLGMAMGFVVMIMTLVTSIWVAYPLLILIGLLAGFFVVPMNALLQHRGHVLLSAGHSIAVQNFNENLSIVTMLMMYGFMIMLDLDIHTIIVIFGLFVAATMFAVIRWHAANQKVKDSLYLIGEHKH, from the coding sequence ATGAGGCCCGGTTTTTATAACATCATGGCGGCGGAGTTTTTTTCTTCGCTCGCTGACAATACCCTGCTGCTTGTCGCCATATCAATGTTAGCCGAGATCCATGCGCCCGACTGGATGACGCCGATGCTCCGGCAGCTCTTCGTTCTTTCCTATGTCGGCCTTGCTGCCTTTGTCGGTGCTTTTGCCGATTCGATGCCCAAGGGACGGGTGATGTTCATCACGAACGCCATCAAAATTTTCGGCTGCTCGCTCTTTTTTATTGGTGTGCACCCCCTCCTGGCATACTGCGTGGTGGGTTTTGGCGCGGCAGCCTATTCCCCGGCAAAGTACGGCATTATCACGGAGTTTATTCCACCTGAAAAACTCGTCATGGCAAACGGCTGGCTTGAGGGCATGACGGTAACCTCGATCATTCTGGGTACGGTATTGGGCGGCATCCTGATCAATTTCACGGTGTCGACCTGGCTTTTGGAACACGCCTTCCCCTTCCTGGAATTGCGCTCAACGGCTGCACTGATGATCGTCATGTTTATCTATGGGCTTGCGGCGGCATTCAACCTGCGCATACCCGATACGGGCGCGCGTTATGAGCGGCAGCCACGCAACCCCATTTTGCTCTTCAAGGGCTTTTACCACAGCTTCACGACTCTCTGGAAAGACAAGCTGGGGCAGATTTCACTGGCGGTGACCACGCTTTTCTGGGGCGCCGGGGCCACCCTGCAGTTTATCGTGCTCAAATGGGCGGGTGATGCGCTGGGGCTCACACTGGACAAGGCCGCCTTTTTACAGGGCATATTTGCAATCGGCGTGATTGCCGGCGCCATTGGCGCTGCCCGCCTGATACCGCTGAAAAAATCACTGAATGTGATGTGGCTGGGTATGGCCATGGGTTTTGTCGTGATGATCATGACACTGGTCACGTCGATCTGGGTGGCTTATCCGCTCCTGATACTGATTGGCCTTCTGGCTGGTTTCTTTGTGGTTCCGATGAACGCCCTGCTCCAGCATCGCGGCCATGTGCTGCTTTCCGCAGGCCACTCGATCGCGGTGCAGAATTTCAATGAAAATCTGTCGATCGTGACGATGCTGATGATGTACGGCTTCATGATCATGCTGGACCTGGATATTCATACCATCATCGTGATTTTCGGCCTTTTTGTTGCGGCCACAATGTTTGCCGTCATACGTTGGCATGCCGCCAACCAGAAGGTCAAGGATTCACTTTACCTGATTGGCGAGCACAAACACTGA
- a CDS encoding energy transducer TonB — protein MPVSPLYSDDRRFRTRLSWPVLAGVLGTHALLVAWMLMANAPSSPAITPPMMGILLSDASSSGEGQTSGVAASLAGAAPAVQKTERRTEQQVTKKHSTESKTAETAEKTGSANTAGGASRTASTHGTGDAAAKADNTGAAGGAGGGGGSGAFFSPRVDAPGAYNPKPKYPAASRRMGEEGTVSLSVHVLATGEVADVRLKKSSGYSRLDNAAMEAVKKWRYLPARQGDTPVPYWYTQAVKFSLTD, from the coding sequence ATGCCGGTTTCACCGCTTTATTCTGATGACAGGCGCTTTCGCACCCGCCTTTCCTGGCCGGTGCTGGCTGGCGTACTCGGTACGCATGCGCTGCTGGTGGCCTGGATGCTGATGGCAAACGCACCCTCTTCCCCTGCCATTACCCCCCCAATGATGGGTATCCTGCTGTCTGATGCGTCATCATCAGGAGAAGGACAAACTTCCGGCGTTGCTGCAAGCCTGGCAGGTGCCGCCCCTGCCGTCCAGAAAACGGAAAGACGCACTGAGCAGCAGGTCACAAAAAAGCATTCGACAGAAAGCAAAACAGCTGAAACCGCGGAAAAAACCGGTTCGGCCAATACTGCCGGCGGGGCAAGCCGCACCGCATCCACGCACGGCACCGGGGATGCCGCGGCAAAGGCGGACAATACCGGTGCAGCAGGCGGGGCTGGTGGCGGTGGCGGAAGCGGCGCTTTCTTTTCGCCACGGGTGGACGCGCCCGGCGCTTACAACCCGAAACCGAAATATCCTGCTGCATCCCGCCGTATGGGTGAAGAAGGAACGGTATCGCTTTCTGTCCATGTGCTTGCCACCGGCGAAGTGGCTGATGTCCGGCTGAAAAAATCCAGCGGCTATTCCAGGCTGGATAATGCCGCGATGGAAGCGGTGAAAAAATGGCGTTACCTCCCTGCCCGCCAGGGCGATACGCCTGTCCCTTACTGGTATACGCAGGCAGTGAAATTCTCCCTGACGGACTAA
- a CDS encoding tetratricopeptide repeat protein produces MPIASYRLASLLKTLLLLFSLVLLPVQAQTIEEEAANGDASAQFLLGITYLDGTLVTRNYKMAETWLLRAAEQGHSRAQYMLAALYTDGSQLKRDYEKAFHWGKILADKGDRMSQYGISVLYENGQGVEKNPGQARRWLQSAVTLGSPSAIARMDAQDSATQINALSDPKLSPEVFRKANELNDALSQYWIGHAYLTGRGLKKDTDLAWVWLNKASQQGNAFAQYDLSYLYPMGEGVRPEYQSAVALIQTAAASGHVKAIFNLAGMYEKGRGVMQNWNEAYRLYIIGAGIGNANAIARLKELENACVKPTHVQCETFQPETMALYADTTSLYRIGLTLFDGDGITQSYGQSLRWFRLAANKGDVESQYRMAFIYQNGLGVERDKHMARYWYEIAARNGQPDAIRHVQTGR; encoded by the coding sequence ATGCCCATCGCTTCTTATCGCCTTGCTTCCCTGCTGAAAACCCTGCTTTTGCTTTTTTCGCTGGTGCTGCTTCCGGTGCAGGCGCAGACCATTGAGGAGGAAGCGGCAAACGGCGATGCGTCCGCACAATTTTTGCTCGGCATCACCTATCTCGACGGCACGCTGGTCACACGGAATTACAAAATGGCTGAAACCTGGCTGCTTCGTGCTGCCGAACAGGGACATTCCCGTGCGCAGTACATGCTGGCTGCCCTGTATACGGATGGAAGCCAGCTCAAACGCGACTATGAGAAGGCATTTCACTGGGGAAAAATCCTCGCGGACAAGGGAGACCGCATGTCGCAGTATGGCATCAGCGTGCTGTATGAAAACGGCCAGGGGGTAGAGAAAAATCCGGGGCAAGCCCGCCGCTGGCTTCAGAGCGCGGTAACGCTGGGCAGCCCCAGTGCGATTGCCCGTATGGATGCACAGGACTCGGCAACGCAGATCAATGCGCTGTCCGACCCGAAGCTCTCACCTGAAGTCTTCAGAAAAGCCAATGAATTGAATGACGCCCTGTCGCAGTACTGGATCGGGCACGCCTACCTGACGGGGCGTGGCCTGAAAAAGGATACGGACCTGGCCTGGGTATGGTTAAACAAAGCATCACAGCAGGGCAATGCATTTGCGCAGTATGACCTCTCCTATCTTTATCCGATGGGCGAAGGCGTCAGACCCGAATACCAGTCTGCTGTTGCCCTTATCCAGACTGCGGCGGCCAGCGGACATGTGAAAGCGATCTTCAATCTCGCAGGCATGTATGAAAAGGGCCGGGGCGTCATGCAGAACTGGAACGAGGCATACCGCCTGTATATCATTGGCGCCGGTATCGGCAATGCAAATGCGATAGCACGCTTGAAGGAACTGGAAAACGCCTGCGTGAAGCCCACGCATGTGCAGTGCGAAACCTTCCAGCCGGAAACCATGGCACTTTACGCCGACACCACGTCGCTTTACCGGATCGGCCTCACGCTCTTTGATGGTGACGGCATTACCCAGAGCTACGGGCAATCGTTAAGATGGTTCCGGCTGGCTGCCAACAAGGGAGACGTGGAATCGCAGTACCGGATGGCGTTTATTTACCAGAATGGCCTGGGGGTGGAACGGGACAAACACATGGCCCGCTACTGGTATGAGATCGCGGCGAGAAACGGCCAGCCGGATGCGATACGGCACGTGCAGACGGGGCGTTGA
- a CDS encoding MotA/TolQ/ExbB proton channel family protein, whose translation MTLIALWNQGDLLIKGIALLLLVMSVASWYIIVTRTMRALAFRKMADETAAFWAARDLDEGIAALSREGQDNPFLYLATEGELTMRHHSARGENLKSQISLPDLLTESLRGAIDENTLRLQSGLSILASVGSTSPFIGLLGTVWGIYHALVSIGATGQASIDKVAGPVGEALIMTALGLAVAIPAVLAYNALVRANRRAIGRMNRFARQLHAYFLTGAPLEATDTKAPVNIAGRA comes from the coding sequence ATGACACTCATTGCGCTATGGAACCAGGGTGACCTGCTGATCAAGGGAATTGCCCTTCTCTTGCTGGTGATGTCTGTCGCCTCCTGGTATATCATCGTCACCCGGACCATGCGGGCCCTCGCATTTCGCAAAATGGCTGATGAAACCGCTGCCTTCTGGGCGGCCCGCGATCTTGATGAGGGTATTGCCGCACTTTCCCGTGAAGGACAGGACAACCCCTTCCTTTATCTTGCAACCGAGGGCGAACTGACGATGCGCCACCACAGCGCACGGGGAGAAAACCTCAAGAGCCAGATTTCCCTGCCGGACCTGCTGACGGAAAGCCTGCGCGGTGCCATTGATGAAAACACCCTGCGCCTGCAAAGCGGCCTGTCCATCCTGGCGTCTGTGGGCTCCACCTCGCCTTTTATCGGCCTGTTGGGCACAGTATGGGGGATTTACCATGCCCTCGTCAGTATTGGCGCGACAGGCCAGGCCAGCATCGACAAGGTGGCGGGGCCTGTAGGCGAAGCGCTTATCATGACAGCGCTAGGCTTGGCAGTGGCTATTCCCGCTGTGCTGGCCTACAACGCGCTGGTACGGGCAAACCGGCGGGCAATCGGCCGGATGAACCGCTTTGCCCGGCAGCTTCATGCGTATTTCCTGACAGGCGCCCCTCTTGAGGCAACGGATACGAAAGCGCCGGTAAATATCGCCGGGAGGGCATAG
- a CDS encoding ExbD/TolR family protein yields MAFGGGLENDDEVMSEINVTPLVDVMLVLLIIFILTVPVLTHTVTLELPQAQNQPNVIELSTVTIAIAKDGTILWDGEALTEAALDARLEALAAQEDQPEIQIRGDTHAEYGSVVKAMAAAQRAGIKKLGFITKPD; encoded by the coding sequence ATGGCTTTTGGCGGCGGACTGGAAAATGACGATGAAGTGATGAGTGAAATCAACGTGACGCCGCTGGTGGACGTCATGCTGGTGCTGTTGATTATTTTCATCCTGACGGTGCCTGTGCTGACGCATACGGTCACGCTGGAGCTTCCGCAAGCGCAAAACCAACCCAACGTCATTGAACTCTCCACGGTCACGATAGCCATTGCCAAAGATGGCACGATTCTCTGGGACGGGGAAGCGCTCACGGAAGCGGCACTCGATGCACGCCTTGAAGCACTGGCGGCACAGGAAGACCAGCCGGAAATCCAGATACGGGGCGATACGCATGCCGAATACGGCAGCGTGGTCAAGGCGATGGCCGCCGCCCAGCGGGCGGGGATCAAAAAGCTGGGCTTCATCACAAAGCCGGATTGA
- a CDS encoding YoaP domain-containing protein, translating into MIKQYCETNDVPADFIEVDTLQKAKALPCVFNNWAVFYDGRFRTVNLLDVAYLKRMLKK; encoded by the coding sequence ATGATAAAGCAGTATTGCGAAACGAATGACGTTCCTGCCGATTTCATTGAAGTGGATACCCTGCAAAAAGCAAAGGCATTGCCTTGTGTTTTCAATAACTGGGCGGTGTTTTACGATGGACGTTTCAGGACAGTGAATCTGCTGGATGTCGCTTACCTGAAGCGAATGCTCAAAAAATAA
- a CDS encoding uracil-DNA glycosylase encodes MSSLKSRARILEEMGIGPEWQLRGRAAAPESVPETVTVTLDEPSPVSRAETAPDPLAGPEPGSDAWLAPTYPSEILPEPQDIASWEALVETIRGCTRCTLCETRTNTVPGVGDTSAEWLFIGEGPGYHEDQQGEPFVGRSGMLLDNMMAALGIKRGSNAYIANIVKCRASDERKKDRPPTEEEAAMCMPYLQWQIANIRPKVIIALGKTAAVGLLNTDRDITMAAMRGKVHRLPVAGSEVPLIVTYHPAYLLRTPMAKKQAWADLCLAMETIDTAG; translated from the coding sequence ATGAGCAGCTTAAAGAGCAGGGCGCGCATCTTAGAGGAAATGGGTATTGGCCCGGAGTGGCAACTGCGCGGCAGGGCAGCCGCACCCGAATCCGTCCCTGAAACCGTCACCGTCACACTCGATGAACCATCACCCGTTTCCCGGGCGGAAACAGCCCCTGATCCCCTGGCAGGTCCTGAGCCGGGGTCTGATGCCTGGCTGGCGCCAACATACCCTTCCGAGATCCTGCCTGAGCCACAGGACATTGCCAGTTGGGAAGCGCTGGTTGAGACAATCCGGGGCTGCACCCGCTGTACCCTGTGCGAAACGCGGACCAATACCGTGCCCGGTGTGGGCGATACCAGTGCTGAATGGCTCTTTATCGGCGAAGGTCCCGGCTACCATGAAGACCAGCAGGGCGAGCCCTTCGTGGGCCGCTCCGGCATGCTGCTGGACAACATGATGGCTGCGCTGGGCATCAAACGGGGCAGCAACGCCTACATCGCCAACATCGTCAAATGCCGCGCCAGCGACGAGCGCAAAAAGGACAGGCCGCCCACCGAGGAAGAGGCCGCCATGTGCATGCCGTATCTCCAGTGGCAGATCGCGAATATCAGGCCCAAAGTCATCATCGCCCTGGGCAAGACAGCTGCCGTTGGCCTTTTGAACACCGACCGCGACATCACCATGGCTGCCATGCGCGGTAAAGTACACCGTTTGCCTGTGGCTGGCAGCGAAGTGCCACTGATTGTCACCTACCATCCCGCATACCTCCTGCGCACTCCGATGGCCAAAAAGCAGGCCTGGGCTGATCTGTGCCTGGCGATGGAAACCATCGACACGGCCGGCTGA
- the rimI gene encoding ribosomal protein S18-alanine N-acetyltransferase: protein MLRKHAIDTYEETAGMMPGADIPMIFRQMHIDDAFEIHAIETRIFPFPWSEAGFANSVAWGYNCQVMCEEANGRIAGYFILMTSIDEAHLLTIGLKASMHGMGYGRMLLDRALQTAREHGMVSMLLEVRPSNTGPQEMYKKYGFREIGIRKNYYLDVDNTREDAIVMRMML, encoded by the coding sequence ATGTTGAGAAAACACGCCATCGACACCTACGAGGAAACGGCGGGCATGATGCCTGGAGCAGACATTCCCATGATATTCCGGCAGATGCACATTGATGATGCTTTCGAGATCCATGCCATCGAGACCCGGATTTTCCCTTTTCCCTGGTCCGAGGCTGGCTTTGCCAATTCCGTTGCCTGGGGCTACAACTGCCAGGTCATGTGCGAGGAAGCAAACGGCAGGATAGCCGGCTACTTCATTCTCATGACGTCCATCGATGAGGCCCATCTCCTGACCATCGGCTTAAAAGCCAGCATGCACGGCATGGGCTATGGCCGCATGCTCCTTGACCGCGCCCTCCAGACCGCACGCGAGCATGGCATGGTATCCATGCTGCTGGAAGTGCGCCCGTCCAATACCGGCCCGCAGGAGATGTATAAAAAATACGGTTTCAGGGAAATCGGCATCCGCAAAAACTACTACCTCGATGTGGACAATACCCGCGAGGATGCCATTGTCATGAGGATGATGCTATGA
- the tsaB gene encoding tRNA (adenosine(37)-N6)-threonylcarbamoyltransferase complex dimerization subunit type 1 TsaB, which yields MPTIIAFETSSDTASVSLMKADGSIQTCASQGVTTHSQTILPMIQALLADAKLAVADCDAIAFGCGPGSFTGVRTACGVAQGLAFGAALPLIPVVSLMAMAEACRIDHRATDVLAILDARMKEVYWAQYRHDENGSWQTVIAPRITPPEAVMPEGRPDACGNGLIAYADALDLLPVAVRHTDIIPGSTAVAILGKAAYQRGETISAHDASPLYLRNKVAYTTEERRIMKEGVGAC from the coding sequence ATGCCAACCATCATTGCATTTGAGACCTCATCTGATACCGCTTCCGTTTCCCTGATGAAAGCGGACGGTTCCATCCAGACCTGTGCAAGCCAGGGGGTGACAACGCATTCGCAGACCATCCTGCCCATGATCCAGGCACTCCTGGCAGACGCAAAGCTGGCCGTGGCAGATTGCGATGCCATCGCTTTCGGATGCGGTCCCGGTTCCTTTACCGGCGTCAGGACAGCCTGCGGTGTGGCCCAGGGTCTTGCCTTTGGCGCTGCTCTGCCACTTATTCCCGTTGTGAGCCTCATGGCCATGGCCGAGGCCTGCCGGATAGACCATCGGGCGACCGATGTGCTGGCCATACTGGACGCCCGCATGAAAGAAGTGTACTGGGCACAGTACCGCCATGATGAAAACGGGTCCTGGCAGACGGTTATTGCGCCGCGCATCACCCCGCCTGAAGCTGTCATGCCTGAGGGGCGGCCTGACGCCTGCGGCAATGGCCTCATCGCGTATGCCGATGCCCTTGATTTGCTTCCTGTTGCTGTCAGGCACACAGATATCATCCCTGGCAGCACTGCCGTTGCCATCCTGGGCAAAGCCGCATACCAGCGGGGAGAAACCATCTCCGCGCATGATGCCAGCCCGCTTTACCTCAGGAACAAGGTAGCTTATACCACCGAAGAGCGTCGCATCATGAAAGAAGGGGTGGGGGCATGTTGA
- a CDS encoding AraC family transcriptional regulator produces MSKSKRIAIENNNMDQLADVIKRHTSDEYLNQTAIPGLRFLKVSNPEHSLPEFNNPFLCLIVQGGKSVMIGDAVYSYQKGEYLLFALNMPFVGMVAEASAEEPLYCLHLDIDMPLIAELLMDERLRIDFTKDTTTTGVYLDKADGNLSNALLRLVSLLDTLREAAFLAPMYIREIHYRLLRSEQGRQLASLSMPSSNIRKIGRVISYIKENFQDPLRMDDLASIAGMSVSSFHQHFKRFTISTPLQFQKQLRLMEARRIMATENIDATAAAFKVGYQSLSQFSREYHRMFGNSPSRDIKNIRDSALGNTLRNNKGLA; encoded by the coding sequence ATGAGCAAAAGCAAGCGTATAGCAATAGAAAATAACAATATGGATCAATTGGCCGACGTCATAAAAAGGCACACCTCTGATGAATACCTCAATCAGACGGCGATTCCCGGCCTGCGGTTTTTGAAAGTTTCCAACCCGGAACACTCCCTTCCGGAGTTCAACAATCCTTTTCTTTGCCTGATCGTGCAAGGCGGAAAGTCCGTGATGATCGGGGATGCGGTGTACTCCTACCAGAAGGGCGAGTACCTCCTTTTTGCCCTGAATATGCCCTTTGTCGGGATGGTTGCCGAAGCCTCGGCAGAGGAGCCCTTGTACTGCCTGCACCTTGATATCGACATGCCGCTGATTGCCGAGCTGCTCATGGATGAGCGGCTCAGGATTGATTTCACCAAAGATACGACAACGACAGGCGTTTACCTGGACAAGGCAGACGGTAATCTGTCCAATGCGCTTTTGCGGCTGGTGTCACTGCTGGATACGCTGCGGGAAGCGGCTTTTTTAGCGCCCATGTACATCCGGGAAATCCATTACCGCCTGTTGCGCTCCGAACAGGGCCGACAGCTTGCCTCGCTTTCCATGCCCAGCAGCAATATCCGCAAGATCGGGCGGGTCATCTCTTACATCAAGGAAAATTTCCAGGACCCCCTGCGCATGGACGACCTGGCCAGCATTGCCGGCATGAGTGTTTCCTCCTTTCACCAGCATTTCAAGCGGTTTACCATTTCCACGCCGTTGCAGTTCCAGAAACAGCTGCGCCTGATGGAAGCCCGGCGGATCATGGCCACGGAAAACATCGATGCCACGGCAGCTGCTTTCAAGGTGGGTTACCAGAGCCTTTCCCAGTTCAGCCGCGAGTATCACCGCATGTTTGGCAATTCCCCGTCACGCGACATCAAAAATATCCGGGATTCCGCATTGGGAAATACGTTGCGCAACAATAAAGGGCTGGCCTGA
- a CDS encoding iron-containing alcohol dehydrogenase, giving the protein MSSFIIPRTVFYGSGTIKELANLKGNKASVVVGAGSIRKNGAMDRILGHLEKAGFATQVIEVAGTDPTTTMVAEGTRQMAEFSPDLIVAAGGGSPIDAAKAMWLFYEYPSHTFQEAVVPFTLPPLRQKARFVAIPTTSGTATEVTSFSVITDAETLVKYPIADYNLTPDIAIVDCDLVVSMPPELTAHTGMDAFTHAIEAYVSTMATDLTDALAMKAIEIINSYLPGSYAGSKKAREKMHLAQCMAGMAFSNAILGIVHSMSHKSGKLLDIPHGCANAIFLPHVIAFNAEKAPGKYADIARRTGLPGTNEKDLVKSLVLRINELNRRLGIPLTLMEYGINEDFFNHNLDEMAAGAVGDPCSGTNPRPVSTDEMRELFRLAFYGS; this is encoded by the coding sequence GTGTCGAGCTTTATCATCCCTCGAACTGTCTTTTACGGTTCCGGCACGATCAAAGAGCTGGCAAACCTGAAAGGTAACAAGGCAAGTGTGGTCGTGGGCGCCGGCTCCATCAGGAAAAACGGTGCAATGGACCGCATACTGGGCCATCTTGAAAAAGCGGGCTTTGCCACGCAGGTCATTGAAGTCGCTGGTACCGATCCCACTACCACGATGGTGGCAGAAGGCACACGCCAGATGGCAGAATTTTCGCCTGACCTGATCGTTGCAGCAGGCGGCGGCTCTCCGATTGATGCTGCCAAGGCGATGTGGCTTTTTTATGAGTATCCGTCACACACCTTCCAGGAAGCCGTGGTGCCGTTTACGCTGCCACCGCTGCGCCAGAAAGCCCGCTTTGTCGCCATCCCGACCACCAGCGGCACCGCAACGGAAGTCACTTCCTTTTCCGTGATCACGGATGCCGAGACGCTGGTGAAATACCCTATCGCGGACTACAACCTGACTCCGGATATTGCCATTGTCGACTGTGATCTGGTGGTGAGCATGCCGCCCGAGCTGACCGCCCACACCGGCATGGATGCCTTTACCCATGCAATCGAGGCGTATGTGTCCACCATGGCGACAGACCTGACGGACGCACTGGCGATGAAGGCGATCGAAATAATCAACTCTTACCTGCCGGGTTCTTATGCCGGCAGCAAAAAGGCCCGTGAAAAGATGCATCTTGCCCAGTGCATGGCAGGTATGGCCTTTTCCAATGCCATTTTGGGGATTGTCCACAGCATGTCGCATAAAAGCGGTAAGCTTTTGGATATCCCGCACGGATGTGCCAATGCCATTTTCCTCCCGCATGTCATTGCGTTCAATGCGGAAAAAGCACCCGGCAAGTATGCCGATATTGCCCGGCGTACCGGGCTGCCCGGTACGAATGAAAAAGACCTGGTCAAATCGCTCGTTTTGCGCATCAATGAGTTGAACCGGCGGCTGGGCATTCCGCTGACATTGATGGAATACGGTATCAACGAAGACTTTTTTAACCACAATCTCGATGAAATGGCTGCCGGTGCAGTGGGTGACCCGTGTAGCGGGACCAATCCACGGCCTGTTTCAACAGACGAGATGCGTGAGCTTTTCCGGCTGGCTTTCTACGGTAGTTAG
- a CDS encoding CoA-binding protein has product MIIDDDVGIREIFQTIKTVAVVGCSPNAGPKNYVPSYVKEEGYRIIPVNPLYDEVLGEKCYPSLKDIPEKVDMVECFRPSGDIPLIAEDAIAIGARVLWMQQGIINDEAAKRASEAGLKVVMDRCPCAEIPRLIPGREMSWRDFKAKFNPKTNG; this is encoded by the coding sequence ATGATTATTGATGATGATGTCGGTATCCGGGAGATATTCCAGACCATCAAAACCGTGGCGGTCGTCGGGTGTTCGCCCAATGCCGGCCCGAAAAACTATGTGCCTTCCTACGTGAAAGAAGAGGGCTACCGCATTATTCCGGTCAATCCGCTTTATGATGAGGTACTGGGTGAAAAATGCTACCCCTCATTGAAAGATATCCCGGAAAAAGTTGATATGGTCGAGTGTTTTCGCCCATCCGGGGACATCCCCCTCATCGCCGAAGATGCCATTGCCATTGGCGCCAGGGTATTGTGGATGCAGCAGGGCATCATCAATGATGAAGCTGCAAAACGTGCATCGGAAGCCGGACTCAAGGTCGTGATGGACCGCTGTCCCTGTGCGGAAATTCCCCGCCTTATCCCTGGACGGGAAATGAGCTGGCGGGATTTCAAGGCAAAATTCAATCCCAAAACCAATGGCTGA